The following are from one region of the Coffea eugenioides isolate CCC68of chromosome 2, Ceug_1.0, whole genome shotgun sequence genome:
- the LOC113760228 gene encoding cullin-1-like, with product MVLKPLFFREAIIVGWKGQATLYARNMVIEPADFSYTGSLCHSCVYSMCTQQPPNDYSAELLQRFKGALEESLLLKVLPSLYDKDGAPLLVELLRMWTNYKAMTKCLGVFFLYLDRQCAYRKNDAPLQDLATFHFHDLICKHIHQRMFSAAASLVAQDRNGQSIDTDLLKNISTFFIEIQDQKKASSYDNFETLILADTANFYSRLASQWLLCYSSTDYVLKVEQCINEEKARAHRFLCPPSVEKVLWTVHSQLIDQTANRLIEKRRAENQDLTTYQELLSRCADMSIH from the exons ATGGTGTTGAAGCCGTTGTTCTTCAGAGAAGCCATAATAGTGGGATGGAAGGGACAAGCCACCCTTTATGCCCGTAATATGGTGATAGAGCCTGCTGATTTCAGTTACACAGGAAGCTTATGTCATAG CTGTGTGTATTCCATGTGTACGCAGCAGCCGCCTAATGACTATTCAGCAGAGCTCCTTCAAAGATTTAAGGGAGCTTTGGAAGAGAGTTTGCTGTTAAAG GTTCTGCCATCGTTATATGATAAAGATGGTGCACCTTTGCTGGTTGAACTCCTGCGTATGTGGACTAATTACAAGGCAATGACAAAGTGTCTTGGAGTATTCTTTTTATACCTTGATCGTCAGTGTGCATATCGTAAAAATGATGCACCACTTCAAGATCTCGCAACTTTCCATTTTCATGATCTG ATCTGCAAGCATATCCACCAAAGAATGTTTTCTGCTGCAGCTTCCCTT GTTGCACAAGACCGTAATGGGCAATCAATTGATACCGATCTGCTGAAGAATATCTCAACATTCTTTATAGAAATTCAGGATCAGAAAAAAGCATCTTCCTATGACAATTTTGAAACTCTAATACTTGCAGATACTGCAAACTTCTACTCCCGCCTGGCATCACAGTGGTTACTCTGCTATTCCTCTACAGATTACGTTCTGAAG GTTGAGCAATGTATAAATGAGGAGAAAGCAAGAGCTCATCGTTTTCTCTGCCCACCGTCAGTTGAGAAGGTGTTGTGG ACAGTGCACTCGCAATTGATAGATCAAACTGCAAACAGATTGATCGAGAAGAGGAGAGCAGAGAACCAGGACTTGACAACATACCAG GAGTTGCTCTCTAGATGTGCTGATATGAGTATTCACTAG